A region of Chitinophagales bacterium DNA encodes the following proteins:
- a CDS encoding group III truncated hemoglobin has translation MPRDIGSEEDVKLFSDLFYKKLLSDDRINHLFLDLNLEEHMPKIYDFWNTLLLGTNSYRRNMMEAHQHLVLKKEDFPIWLRHFESTLRENFEGDKTDEAISRANTIAMTMRYKLLGS, from the coding sequence ATGCCCCGCGATATAGGATCTGAGGAGGACGTAAAATTGTTTTCCGATTTATTTTATAAAAAGCTATTGTCAGATGATAGAATAAATCACCTATTTCTGGATTTAAATCTAGAGGAACATATGCCTAAAATTTATGATTTCTGGAATACATTGCTTCTTGGAACGAATAGCTACAGGAGAAATATGATGGAAGCGCATCAGCATTTAGTATTGAAAAAAGAAGATTTCCCTATTTGGTTACGTCATTTCGAATCTACTCTTAGAGAAAATTTTGAGGGTGATAAAACAGATGAGGCTATCTCCAGAGCTAATACAATAGCTATGACCATGCGTTACAAATTGTTAGGCTCATAA
- the rmuC gene encoding DNA recombination protein RmuC — translation MQESIVYYLIPFLAFLGGLVIGFLYSRTKIERQLNTTESSLKISQAELDYLKNELNLSKASLNALSIDKESLSIALAKKESEELNLLTKLSEQKLELQNLQERLTKDFEILANKILEEKSNKFTEQNKENLKTILSPLQEKIQLFEKKVEDTHKESIGFNAALHQQIRGLREVHEQMSKETLNLTKALKGDSKMQGNWGEMILVKVLEKSGLEKDREYFVQKSFETADGSRVFPDVIINLPDGKKMIVDSKVSMVSYERYVNEEEDAPREEALASHLQSIKRHIEQLSEKNYHDLYQMESPDFVLMFIPIETAFSIAINSDASLYNKAFEKNIVIVTPSTLLATLRTIDTMWTNQKQQENAIEIARQAGALYDKFEGFITDLIQIGKKIDDSKKEYSEAMNKLVDGKGNIVNSIEKLKKMGAKAKKSLPESVLRRADMASENPELDS, via the coding sequence ATGCAAGAAAGTATCGTATACTATTTAATTCCATTCCTAGCATTTCTGGGTGGATTAGTTATCGGTTTTCTTTATTCAAGAACTAAGATTGAAAGGCAACTTAATACCACCGAATCGAGTTTGAAAATTAGCCAAGCAGAATTGGATTATCTAAAGAATGAACTCAACTTATCCAAGGCTTCTCTAAATGCGTTAAGTATAGATAAAGAGTCTTTATCTATTGCCTTGGCCAAAAAAGAAAGTGAAGAGCTTAATTTACTTACAAAATTATCAGAACAAAAGTTGGAGCTACAAAATCTCCAAGAGCGTTTGACCAAAGATTTTGAGATATTGGCAAATAAAATATTAGAAGAAAAGTCCAATAAATTTACGGAACAAAATAAGGAAAATTTAAAAACGATTTTATCACCGTTGCAGGAAAAAATTCAGCTTTTTGAAAAGAAGGTAGAAGATACACATAAAGAAAGTATCGGATTTAATGCAGCCCTGCATCAGCAGATAAGGGGATTAAGAGAAGTTCATGAGCAGATGAGCAAAGAAACACTCAATCTTACGAAGGCACTTAAAGGCGATAGTAAAATGCAAGGTAACTGGGGAGAAATGATTCTTGTGAAAGTACTTGAAAAATCAGGGTTAGAAAAAGATCGCGAATATTTTGTTCAGAAAAGTTTCGAAACTGCTGATGGCTCTCGGGTGTTTCCAGATGTCATCATCAATTTACCGGATGGTAAAAAAATGATAGTAGATTCTAAAGTATCTATGGTCAGCTATGAACGATATGTTAACGAAGAAGAGGATGCACCTCGTGAAGAAGCATTGGCCTCACATTTACAATCTATCAAAAGACATATAGAACAGTTAAGCGAAAAGAATTACCATGACCTTTATCAAATGGAGTCCCCTGATTTTGTACTTATGTTTATACCTATAGAGACTGCATTTTCTATTGCCATAAATTCTGATGCGAGCCTTTATAATAAGGCATTCGAAAAAAATATTGTCATCGTGACACCGTCAACGCTGCTAGCTACACTAAGAACAATAGATACGATGTGGACCAATCAAAAACAACAAGAAAATGCAATAGAAATTGCTCGTCAAGCTGGAGCACTTTACGATAAGTTTGAAGGGTTTATAACAGACTTGATTCAAATTGGTAAAAAAATAGATGACTCTAAAAAAGAGTATTCAGAAGCCATGAATAAATTAGTAGATGGGAAGGGCAATATTGTAAATAGTATAGAAAAACTTAAAAAAATGGGTGCCAAGGCGAAAAAGTCTCTGCCAGAAAGTGTATTACGAAGGGCAGATATGGCGTCAGAAAATCCTGAACTAGATTCTTAA
- a CDS encoding NUDIX domain-containing protein, with product MFNIKFGEHTLRIISNVCSFSFEEIGKNKAVIYNYTKPKKLHEIIRELNNSPIKNHIIFHSNTEHVFEELAKKFTRIQAGGGLVLNEKNQILFIFRNGKWDLPKGKVEANETAELGAVREVEEECGIKITKLDSLLNITYHTYILENKHILKSNYWYIMHADSNQKLIPQTEEGIDRVEWVDYKNIETILPQCYESIAELLARYFKLERTASLSTKNP from the coding sequence ATGTTCAACATAAAATTTGGAGAGCATACATTGCGAATTATAAGTAATGTATGCTCTTTTTCTTTTGAAGAAATTGGAAAGAACAAAGCGGTTATCTATAATTATACGAAACCTAAAAAACTGCATGAAATTATTAGAGAACTAAACAACTCTCCAATTAAAAATCACATCATTTTTCATTCAAACACTGAACATGTATTTGAAGAATTAGCAAAAAAATTTACTCGTATTCAGGCAGGTGGAGGCTTGGTTTTGAATGAAAAAAATCAAATACTATTTATCTTTCGAAATGGAAAGTGGGATTTACCAAAGGGAAAAGTAGAAGCAAATGAAACTGCAGAATTAGGCGCAGTACGAGAAGTAGAAGAAGAATGTGGAATAAAAATAACCAAGCTTGATTCTTTATTAAATATCACATACCATACATATATACTTGAGAATAAACATATTTTAAAATCCAATTATTGGTATATAATGCACGCAGATTCCAATCAAAAATTAATCCCACAGACAGAGGAAGGTATAGACAGAGTAGAATGGGTGGATTATAAAAATATTGAAACAATTTTACCACAATGCTATGAGTCCATAGCAGAATTATTGGCAAGGTACTTTAAACTAGAAAGAACCGCCTCTCTTTCGACGAAGAATCCATAA